In the Chroococcidiopsis sp. SAG 2025 genome, one interval contains:
- a CDS encoding DNA cytosine methyltransferase, whose product MRTVDLFAGCGGMSLGFQNAGFNLVAAFEYWLPAIEVYKQNFQHPIFERDLLQEDVYECINSFQPEMIIGGPPCQDFSSAGRRDENGGRADLSLAFANIIARIKPNWFVMENVDRIAKSRVLETSLEVFKESGYGLTSTILNAGYCGVPQTRKRYFLIGQLDGDDGNLSHYLVNNQSKNPMTVFEYLGDSLGIEYFYRHPRSYKRRAVFSIHEPSPTVRGVNRPIPKTYKKHAGDVCDIDENLRPLTTIERSYIQTFPKDFQFKGSKSDLEQMIGNAVPVKLAEYVARCILEYVEDSSSNIAYYLPEPLIKSI is encoded by the coding sequence ATGAGAACGGTAGATCTATTTGCTGGTTGTGGTGGTATGTCACTTGGATTTCAAAATGCTGGATTCAATTTAGTGGCTGCTTTTGAATACTGGCTCCCAGCGATTGAAGTTTATAAACAAAATTTCCAACATCCTATTTTTGAGAGAGACCTTTTACAAGAAGATGTATATGAATGCATTAATAGTTTCCAACCAGAGATGATTATCGGTGGTCCTCCATGCCAAGATTTTTCAAGTGCGGGTAGAAGAGACGAAAATGGTGGTAGAGCTGATTTATCTCTGGCATTTGCGAACATTATTGCTCGCATTAAGCCTAACTGGTTTGTGATGGAAAACGTTGATAGGATCGCAAAAAGCCGAGTTTTAGAGACAAGTTTAGAAGTATTTAAGGAAAGCGGATATGGTTTAACTTCTACAATTTTGAATGCTGGCTATTGTGGAGTTCCACAAACTAGAAAACGATATTTTTTGATTGGTCAGCTTGATGGAGATGATGGAAATTTAAGTCACTATCTAGTCAATAACCAGTCTAAAAATCCTATGACTGTTTTTGAATACTTAGGTGATAGTTTAGGTATTGAATATTTTTATCGCCATCCTAGAAGTTATAAAAGGAGAGCTGTTTTCAGTATTCATGAACCTAGTCCAACAGTTCGAGGTGTTAATCGTCCCATTCCAAAAACATACAAAAAACATGCAGGAGATGTATGTGATATCGACGAGAACTTACGTCCTCTAACTACAATTGAGCGTAGCTATATTCAGACCTTCCCAAAAGATTTTCAGTTTAAAGGAAGTAAATCAGATTTAGAACAAATGATTGGGAATGCTGTTCCTGTTAAGCTGGCTGAATATGTTGCTCGTTGTATTCTTGAATATGTTGAAGATAGCTCTAGCAACATAGCATACTACCTCCCAGAACCTTTAATTAAATCTATTTGA
- the asnB gene encoding asparagine synthase (glutamine-hydrolyzing), translating to MCGIGGVMNRDPSRPVDPNVLVAMAAIQSHRGPDGCGWKVVENRGVGFAHARLAIIDLNPERGRQPFVSADGQHTIVHNGEFYDYKRLRFDLTSRGYRFTTKSDTELTLHLADRYGLEGALPHLRGEFAFAFYEKAADRLTLVRDRFGVKPLYWAQTPESFVFGSEIKVVFAHPDVQRQISSQGLYHQLMQLMVPGTSAFAGVHAVQPGQMVIVERQNGQLRVQIKTYWDLNFPLLSDRTSSQPDEFYIEELRRYFIEAIQLKLEADVPVACYLSGGIDSCTILGVAAACQQSPVKAFTVGFDDRDYDETAISQEMAEAVGADQDIVTVQGGQLYEHFARAIWHTERSIYNTFTIAKMLLSEHVHNAGYRVVLTGEGSDELFAGYPQLRLDMILHGMQDASAAERADLEDWLQASNRIFKGNLLAEKPLDDPSLTNAIGFTPSCLQSWLTAAHAIPGLMHPDRRAATRDYSPGAAIASVLNRSQIQGRHPLDKVQYIWIKTQFESQVLGWAGDRVDMANSMEARPPFLDHHLVEFAVTLPPLLRFRGRKDKFVLREAMRGLLPKALYERQKFAFMAPPAHTDVAKQKAMRSLADDYLSKQAIEAAGLLDNAAVQQVLQQHADSNTSDSERTKLDAIINHMLSVQMLHQHFVATDVPKQARDRAKELGWQVQEPTLTNA from the coding sequence ATGTGTGGCATTGGTGGCGTAATGAATCGCGATCCTTCCCGTCCGGTCGATCCAAACGTTTTGGTAGCGATGGCAGCAATTCAAAGTCATCGCGGTCCCGATGGATGCGGTTGGAAAGTGGTGGAGAATCGCGGCGTTGGCTTTGCCCATGCGCGTCTTGCTATTATTGACCTCAACCCCGAACGGGGACGACAGCCTTTTGTTTCGGCTGACGGTCAGCATACAATCGTCCACAATGGCGAGTTTTATGACTATAAGCGTCTGCGCTTCGACCTGACTTCACGCGGCTATCGTTTCACAACTAAGAGCGATACGGAATTGACACTACATTTAGCAGATCGATACGGGTTAGAAGGTGCGTTACCTCATCTGCGCGGCGAGTTTGCTTTTGCATTTTACGAAAAAGCAGCAGATCGGCTCACACTGGTACGCGATCGCTTTGGAGTAAAACCTTTATACTGGGCGCAGACACCCGAAAGTTTTGTTTTTGGTTCGGAAATTAAAGTCGTCTTCGCTCACCCCGACGTACAGCGCCAGATTTCTTCTCAAGGTTTGTATCATCAGCTCATGCAACTCATGGTTCCTGGTACGAGTGCATTTGCAGGAGTTCACGCCGTCCAACCAGGACAAATGGTAATTGTAGAACGCCAGAACGGACAATTAAGAGTACAAATTAAAACTTATTGGGATTTAAATTTTCCTTTGTTGAGCGATCGCACTTCTTCACAACCAGATGAATTCTACATCGAAGAATTGCGCCGCTACTTTATCGAAGCGATTCAATTAAAACTCGAAGCTGACGTACCCGTTGCTTGCTATCTTTCCGGTGGAATTGATTCTTGTACGATTTTGGGAGTTGCCGCCGCTTGTCAGCAGTCACCCGTCAAAGCGTTTACAGTTGGTTTCGACGATCGCGATTATGACGAAACGGCAATTTCTCAGGAAATGGCAGAGGCTGTAGGAGCCGACCAAGATATCGTTACAGTACAAGGGGGACAACTCTACGAGCATTTTGCCCGTGCAATTTGGCACACCGAACGCAGCATCTACAATACGTTTACAATTGCCAAGATGCTCCTGAGCGAACACGTCCACAACGCAGGCTACCGCGTCGTACTTACAGGGGAAGGTTCGGACGAGCTATTTGCTGGCTATCCCCAACTGCGACTCGATATGATTTTGCATGGAATGCAAGATGCATCTGCCGCAGAACGAGCCGATTTAGAAGATTGGTTGCAGGCAAGCAATCGTATATTTAAAGGTAATTTACTAGCAGAAAAACCCTTAGACGATCCCTCACTGACAAATGCGATCGGGTTTACACCTAGCTGTCTTCAGTCATGGTTGACTGCGGCTCATGCTATCCCTGGCTTAATGCATCCAGATCGTCGCGCCGCTACTCGCGATTATTCCCCAGGAGCCGCGATCGCCTCTGTCCTCAATCGCAGTCAAATTCAGGGTCGTCACCCCCTTGACAAAGTGCAGTATATATGGATAAAAACTCAATTTGAGTCGCAAGTTTTAGGATGGGCAGGCGATCGCGTTGATATGGCGAATTCAATGGAAGCGCGTCCGCCATTTCTCGACCATCATTTAGTCGAATTTGCCGTGACGCTACCCCCACTACTACGTTTTCGAGGGCGAAAAGATAAATTCGTCTTGCGTGAAGCCATGCGCGGACTGTTACCTAAAGCCCTTTACGAACGACAGAAATTTGCATTCATGGCTCCTCCAGCGCATACTGATGTAGCAAAACAAAAAGCAATGCGATCGCTAGCCGACGATTATTTATCCAAACAGGCGATCGAAGCAGCTGGGTTATTAGATAACGCAGCCGTGCAACAAGTTCTACAACAGCACGCCGACAGTAACACATCCGATTCAGAGCGGACAAAACTGGATGCAATTATCAACCATATGCTGAGCGTGCAAATGCTCCACCAACATTTTGTCGCTACAGACGTACCAAAACAAGCCCGCGATCGTGCTAAGGAACTGGGTTGGCAGGTGCAGGAACCAACGCTAACAAATGCCTAG